One genomic segment of Helianthus annuus cultivar XRQ/B chromosome 14, HanXRQr2.0-SUNRISE, whole genome shotgun sequence includes these proteins:
- the LOC110903912 gene encoding protein YIPF1 homolog yields the protein MHPDLFHLYKIRPDKSPSNSAVDMVLYNHNYSALQTFPPSAQEGKIAGGSGPPRDVDVTSCCRYGPFWICTTLIFVSASIGTSITYLADKIRHKEWDYDIHMLTWSACVLYGYVVIVPITLYIVLKYLSVPLGLVQLLCLYGYSLFVFIPAGCLSIVPVEMFRWVVVGVAGFMSAMFVASNLRSHIVSAGERWFWIVSGITLLQLALSIVLKIYLFSVST from the exons ATGCATCCAGATCTGTTCCA CCTGTACAAGATCCGCCCGGACAAGTCTCCGTCAAATTCCGCGGTTGATATGGTTTTATATAATCATAACT ATTCGGCACTCCAAACATTTCCACCTTCTGCACAAGAAGGAAAGATCGCAGGCGGTTCTGGACCGCCTCGTGATGTTGACG TCACATCTTGTTGCAGGTATGGACCTTTTTGGATATGCACTACATTGATCTTTGTATCAGCTTCGATCGGTACATCTATCACTTATCTTGCTGACAAGATTCGTCACAAGGAATGGGACTATGATATACATATGTTGACGTGGTCTGCTTGCGTGTTATACGGCTATGTTGTTATCGTCCCGATCACTCTGTATATAGTTCTTAAGTACTTATCGGTGCCTTTGGGTCTTGTTCAACTACTCTGCCTCTATGGTTACTCCCTGTTTGTCTTCATTCCAGCAGGC TGTCTATCTATCGTTCCAGTGGAAATGTTTAGATGGGTGGTTGTGGGTGTTGCTGGATTCATGTCAGCAATGTTTGTGGCATCGAATCTAAGAAGCCACATAGTTTCAGCAGGTGAAAGGTGGTTTTGGATTGTTTCTGGAATTACCCTGTTGCAGCTGGCTCTCTCCATTGTACTTAAGATCTATTTGTTCAGTGTAAgcacatag
- the LOC110903910 gene encoding UDP-glucose 6-dehydrogenase 3, with translation MVKICCIGAGYVGGPTMAVIALKCPDIEVAVVDISVPRINAWNSDQLPIYEPGLEDVVKQCRGRNLFFSTDVEKHVCEADIVFVSVNTPTKTRGLGAGKAADLTYWESAARMIADVSKSDKIVVEKSTVPVKTAEAIEKILTHNSKGINFQILSNPEFLAEGTAIEDLFKPDRVLIGGRETEGGQKAIKALKDVYAHWVPEENIITTNLWSAELSKLAANAFLAQRISSVNAMSALCEATGANVTQVSYAVGKDTRIGAKFLNASVGFGGSCFQKDILNLVYICECNGLPEVAEYWKQVIKINDYQKTRFVNRVVASMFNTVSNKKIAILGFAFKKDTGDTRETPAIDVCKGLLGDKARLSIYDPQVTEDQIQRDLSMKKFDWDHPLHLQPMSPTTVKQVGVVWDAYEATKDAHGVCILTEWDEFKTLDFQRIYDNMQKPAFVFDGRNVVDGEKLRQIGFIVYSIGKPLDAWLKDMPALV, from the coding sequence ATGGTGAAGATCTGCTGCATTGGAGCCGGGTATGTTGGGGGGCCCACCATGGCCGTCATAGCACTCAAGTGCCCGGATATCGAAGTGGCAGTCGTTGATATTTCTGTTCCTCGCATCAATGCGTGGAACAGTGACCAGCTTCCTATATACGAACCAGGACTTGAAGATGTCGTGAAGCAGTGTAGAGGGAGAAACCTCTTCTTCAGCACTGATGTAGAGAAGCATGTATGTGAGGCCGACATCGTATTTGTTTCGGTGAACACCCCAACAAAGACACGCGGTCTTGGTGCTGGTAAAGCTGCTGATCTCACTTACTGGGAAAGTGCTGCTCGGATGATCGCTGACGTGTCGAAATCGGACAAAATTGTTGTTGAGAAATCAACTGTTCCCGTCAAAACAGCTGAAGCAATTGAAAAGATCTTGACACACAACAGCAAGGGAATCAACTTCCAGATTCTTTCGAACCCGGAGTTTCTCGCTGAGGGAACCGCAATCGAAGATCTTTTCAAACCCGACAGGGTCCTCATTGGTGGTAGGGAAACCGAAGGAGGTCAGAAAGCAATCAAAGCACTGAAAGACGTGTATGCTCACTGGGTCCCTGAAGAGAATATCATCACAACCAATTTATGGTCTGCAGAGCTATCGAAACTTGCGGCGAACGCCTTCTTGGCACAGAGAATATCCTCGGTTAACGCCATGTCAGCTCTCTGTGAGGCAACGGGTGCAAACGTTACGCAGGTTTCTTATGCAGTTGGAAAAGATACCAGAATTGGTGCAAAATTTCTAAATGCCAGTGTGGGGTTCGGCGGTTCTTGCTTCCAGAAGGATATTTTGAACTTGGTTTACATCTGCGAGTGTAACGGCCTCCCTGAAGTCGCTGAATACTGGAAACAAGTCATAAAGATCAACGATTACCAAAAGACCCGTTTTGTAAACCGGGTTGTAGCCTCTATGTTTAACACTGTTTCAAACAAGAAAATCGCGATCCTTGGATTTGCCTTCAAGAAGGACACTGGTGACACCCGTGAAACCCCAGCGATTGACGTTTGCAAGGGTTTGCTAGGTGACAAGGCTCGGTTAAGCATTTACGATCCGCAAGTGACTGAGGATCAAATCCAAAGAGACCTTTCTATGAAGAAGTTTGACTGGGACCACCCTCTTCACCTCCAGCCAATGAGCCCCACCACTGTGAAGCAAGTAGGTGTTGTTTGGGATGCGTATGAAGCCACTAAAGATGCCCATGGTGTGTGCATCTTGACCGAGTGGGACGAGTTCAAAACACTAGATTTCCAGAGGATATATGACAACATGCAGAAACCTGCTTTTGTGTTTGATGGTAGGAATGTTGTTGATGGTGAGAAACTGAGACAAATTGGTTTCATTGTTTACTCGATTGGTAAGCCATTGGATGCTTGGCTCAAGGACATGCCTGCTTTGGTTTAA
- the LOC110903913 gene encoding uncharacterized protein LOC110903913: protein MKSLKPNHFSFPLRCASALFFRVLVIEERFAVVSRNQIDHLNTQMADDKEMSTKVVDGNGAETGHIISTTIGGNNGEPKQFMTQIHRFTSHKFCERDWGIMCFR, encoded by the exons ATGAAGTCTTTAAAGCCAAACCATTTCTCCTTCCCTCTCCGTTGTGCATCTGCTTTGTTCTTCcg GGTGTTAGTGATTGAAGAAAGGTTTGCTGTTGTTTCAAGAAATCAG ATCGATCATCTGAACACACAAATGGCTGATGATAAG GAAATGTCCACAAAGGTTGTTGATGGAAACGGAGCTGAAACCGGTCACATCATATCTACCACAATCGGCGGCAACAATGGAGAACCAAAGCAG TTTATGACTCAAATACACCGGTTCACCTCACATAAGTTTTGTGAGAGAGATTGGGGTATAATGTGTTTCCGGTGA
- the LOC110907445 gene encoding uncharacterized protein LOC110907445 has protein sequence MVGVPRHIAEHRLNVSEDAKPVVHAKRHLGDIKHDAMKEQVLELLNAGIIREVRYQTWVASPVMVKKPNGSWRMCVDYKDLNKACPRDCYALPDIDEKIDSLATFRWKCFLDCYKGYHQVQMAVQDEDKTAFRTPTGLYCYTKMPFGLKNAGATYQRLMNETFSDAIGKYIEVYMDDLVIMSREESAMLVNIQKTFNTLRSVSIKLNPAKCSFGMEEGKFLGFIVTKDGFKVNPEKVQAIERMPSPASIKDMQKLAGRLAALNRFLANHAAKSFPFIKTLRNSSDKAVGAVLLVDRQGVQTPVYYVSRTLTDRETRYAIMEKLVLALIHASRRLRRYFANHVIHVLTNYNIGNILARPEISGRLAKWAIELGGHNVVFRPRPSIKGQVLADFMTEVPDDKDRECKAMEKAEKKQTEEPWMLYTDGASNEDGAGAGLRLVSPDKNEFTYAIRLDFKSTNNEAEYEAFLAGLRLAIKMGVRHIEAHVDSMLVAGQINGQYEAKGDIMALYLNQAKTLLQTFYSYKVHHINRSENKPADALSKLASTSFQHLAKYVRIEVLSNPSVPLREVSVIQTGTTSWMTPIIMYLQSGILPENKAEARKIQYKSEHYQMADGILYRKSYLGPLLRCVDADDANYLIREVHEGICGIHAGPRMVVAKVMNAGYYWPGMHLDAVKELRKCSGCQRHAPKTMRPKNELVPVTTAWPFQQWGIDMSLNDLSGNKSYAVSACHSESSPTMVQILQQMISNDGSRN, from the exons atggttggtgttccacggcaTATAGCGGAACACCGGCTAAACGTTTCAGAGGATGCGAAGCCAGTAGTGCATGCCAAACGAcacctgggggacatcaaacatGATGCAATGAAAGAACAAGTGTTAGAACTGCTAAACGCAGGAATCATCAGGGAAGTCCGGTACCAAACGTGGGTGGCAAGCCCAGTTATGGTAAAGAAACCAAATGGTAGTTGGCGAATGTGCGTCGACTACAAGGATCTGAACAAAGCATGCCCCCGTGACTGCTATGCGTTGCCAGACATAGACGAGAAAATAGATTCTTTGGCAACGTTTCGGTGGAAATGTTTCCTGGATTGCTACAAGGGATACCACCAGGTCCAGATGGCTGTTCAAGACGAGgataaaaccgcattccgcacgccAACGGGGCTATACTGCTACACCAAGATGCCGTTCGGCTTAAAGAATGCAGGTGCTACGTATCAACGGTTGATGAACGAAACATTTAGCGACGCCATCGGTAAATACATCGAGGTATACATGGACGATCTGGTAATCATGAGCAGGGAGGAGAGCGCGATGCTGGTAAACATTCAAAAAACCTTCAacacgctgcgcagcgtgagCATCAAACTGAATCCAGCAAAGTGCTCATTTGGAATGGAGGAAGGAAAGTTTCTGGGCTTCATAGTCACCAAAGATGGTTTTAAGGTGAACCCAGAAAAGGTCCAGGCCATTGAGAGGATGCCTTCACCAGCAAGCATCAAAGATATGCAAAAGCTCGCAGGACGATTGGCAGCCCTCAATCGATTCCTAGCAAACCACGCGGCAAAATCCTTCCCATTCATCAAGACCTTGCGAAACT CTTCCGACAAGGCCGTCGGTGCCGTACTGCTGGTTGATCGACAAGGTGTCCAAACACCTGTGTATTATGTGTCCAGAACCTTAACCGACCGAGAAACAAGATACGCAATCATGGAAAAGCTTGTCCTTGCACTGATTCACGCGTCAAGAAGGCTACGCCGATATTTCGCCAATCACGTCATCCACGTGTTAACAAATTACAATATTGGGAATATCCTAGCAAGGCCGGAAATATCAGGAAGGTTGGCCAAATGGGCGATAGAGCTAGGGGGACACAACGTAGTCTTCAGACCACGACCGTCGATAAAAGGCCAAGTTTTGGCAGACTTCATGACGGAAGTCCCCGATGACAAAGACAGAGAGTGTAAGGCGATGGAGAAAGCGGAGAAAAAACAAACCGAAGAACCATGGATGCTGTATACTGACGGCGCGTCCAACGAAGATGGGGCAGGCGCGGGGCTACGGCTAGTGAGCCCTGACAAAAACGAGTTCACTTACGCCATACGTCTAGACTTCaagagcacaaataacgaggcagagtatgaAGCCTTTCTGGCCGGCTTGCGCTTAGCAATCAAAATGGGAGTCCGACATATTGAGGCACATGTGGACTCCATGCTAGTGGCAGGCCAAATCAACGGTCAATACGAAGCCAAGGGCGACATAATGGCACTCTATCTCAACCAAGCAAAGACGTTGCTGCAAACTTTCTATTCGtacaaggtgcaccacataaaCCGCAGCGAAAACAAGCCGGCAGACGCCTTAAGCAAGCTTGCGTCAACAAGTTTTCAGCACCTAGCCAAATACGTACGCATAGAAGTTTTAAGCAACCCGTCTGTTCCACTCCGAGAAGTCAGCGTCATACAAACGGGAACCACGTCATGGATGACACCCATCATCATGTACTTACAGTCCGGGATACTCCCAGAAAATAAAGCCGAGGCGCGGAAAATCCAGTATAAATCAGAACATTATCAAATGGCGGACGGGATATTGTACCGAAAGTCATATCTAGGCCCTCTGCTGAGATGTGTTGACGCCGACGACGCAAATTATCTGATCCGGGAAGTACATGAGGGCATCTGCGGCATCCACGCCGGGCCGCGCATGGTAGTGGCTAAAGTAATGaacgccggttactactggcccgGAATGCACCTCGACGCCGTGAAGGAATTAAGGAAATGCAGCGGATGCCAAAGGCATGCACCAAAAACCATGCGTCCAAAAAACGAGTTGGTGCCAGTAACAACTGCATGGCCCTTCcaacaatggggcatagacatg TCGTTAAACGATTTATctgggaacaaatcatatgccgtTTCGGCCTGCCACTCCGAATCATCACCGACAATGGTACAAATTTTGCAGCAGATGatctcgaacgatggttcaaggAACTAA